The genome window CCGTGCCCGTCGCGCCGTGCTCACCGTGGCCGACGCCGCTGCGGTACTGCGAGAAGGGAACGAGCGCGCCCTGTCCATCGCGAACGACACGCTCGACGAGGTGAGAACGGCGATGGGCATGACGTACTGACCGCCGTTGACCGACGTCGGTGCCTCTCAGCCCACCGAGGGCGCGAGACCGAAGTACGCAAGCTCCGCGTCGTTCAGCATCCGCGAGCGGATCAGGAAACGCATGCCCGTCGGTCCCTCGACCGAGAAGCCGGCACCGCGCCCCGGCACGACGTCGATCGTGAGGTGCGTGTACTTCCAGTACTCGAACTGCGACTCCGACATGAAGACCTCGACCGGGGCGTCCAACCCCACATCGAGCGCGCCCAGCAGCACGTCTCCGGGCCCGGTGATGAACATGCCCACGGGATAGCACATGGGCGATGAGCCGTCGCAGCATCCGCCCGACTGATGGAACATCAGGGGTCCGTGTTGCACAGTGAGGTCTCGGATGAGGGATGCCGCCGCATCCGTCACGTCAACGCGTTGGTAGGTGCCGATGCTCACCATGATCCGTGCCTTCCTGCCGATTCCTCCGGAGCAGATGGTGCCGGGCGGGCGCTGAGGGTGCAGCGCCCGCCCGGGGTCGAGCTCAGAAGAAGCCCATCGGCCCTTCCGCGTACGAGACCAGGAGGTTCTTGGTCTGCTGGTAGTGGTCGAGCATCATCTTGTGGTTCTCGCGCCCCACACCCGACTGCTTGTATCCGCCGAACGCGGCGTGCGCCGGGTACTGGTGATAGGTGTTGGTCCAGACCCGCCCGGCCTCGATCGCGCGCCCGGCGCGGTAGGCGGTGTCTCCGCTGCGACTCCAGACACCGGCACCCAGACCGTAGAGCGTGTCGTTCGCGATCGAGATCGCATCATCGAAGTCGTCGAACGAGGTGACCGACAGCACCGGACCGAAGATCTCCTCCTGGAAGATGCGCATGTCGTTAGTGCCCTCGAAGACGGTCGGAGCGACGTAGTAGCCCTCGCTGAGGTCGCCGCCGAGGTCGACGCGCTCCCCACCCGTGAGCAGCCGAGCGCCGCCCTGCTTTCCGATGTCGATGTAGCTGAGGATCTTCTCCAGCTGATCGTTCGATGCCTGCGCCCCGATCATCGTGGCGGGGTCGAGCGGGTTGCCCTGCACGACTTTGCCGACGCGTGCGAGTCCGTCGGAGAGGAAGCCGTCGTAGATCGACCGCTGGATCAGCGCACGCGACGGGCAGGTGCAGACCTCGCCCTGGTTCAGCGCGAACATCGTGAAACCCTCGAGCGCCTTGTCGTAGAACGGGTCGGCGGTGTCGCGGGCGACGTCCTCGAAGAACACGTTCGGGCTCTTGCCTCCGAGCTCCAATGTGACCGGGATCAGGTTCTGCGACGCGTACTGCATGATCAGGCGACCCGTCGTGGTCTCACCCGTGAAGGCGACCTTGCGGATGCGCTTGTGCTGCGCGAGCGGCGCGCCCGCCTCGATCCCGAAGCCGTTGACGATGTTCACGACGCCGGCCGGCAGCAGGTCGCCGATGATGTCGAAGAGGAACAGCAGCGATGCCGGGGTCTGCTCCGCCGGCTTGATGACGACGCAGTTGCCTGCGGCGAGCGCCGGCGCGAGCTTCCACACGGCCATGAGGATCGGGAAGTTCCAGGGGATGATCTGGCCGACCACTCCGAGCGGCTCGTGGAAGTGGTACGCGACGGTGTTCTCGTCGAGCTGGCTGATGCCGCCCTCCTGCGCCCGCAGGACGCCGGCGAAGTAGCGGAAGTGGTCGACCGCGAGGGGGATGTCGGCGGCGAGCGTCTCGCGCACCGGCTTGCCGTTCTCCCAGGTCTCGGCGACCGCGATCTCCTCGAGATGCTGCTCGATACGATCGGCGATCCTGTTGAGGATCACCGATCGCTCTGCCGGGCTGGTCTTGCCCCAGCTCGCGAAGGCCTTCCAGGCGACGTCGACCGCGCGGTCGATGTCGTCGACGGTTCCCCGGCCCACCTCGGTGAAGGGCTTGCCGTTGACCGGGCTGACGTTCTCGAAGAACTGGCCCTTGACCGGGTCCACGAACTCGCCGCCGATGTAATGGCCGTACCGGGGACGGTAGGTCGCGACGGCTCCCGGCTGACCGGGAGCGGCGTACGCGGAGGATGCGGGGGCGGTGGACACGTCTTCTTCGACGATGGTCATCGGGACTCCTTCGACGGGCCGCGGGCGTCGGTGCTGCGCAGCTGTCCTTCGACGGTACGTCTGCGGACGTTGCGCCCGAATGCGCAACGTTGCGTGCGGTTGCGAGCCGTTCAGCCCTCTTCGAGACGCTCGAGGCGCTCGATCCGCGCGACCAGTCCTGCGCGTTTCGGCGACCGCGCGGGGAGCATCTCGAGCGCGAGGCGGAGCGCTGCGGCATCCCTCTGCCCCTCGGGGATCTCGGCGTAGGCGAGCAGCACGTCGAGGCTCGCCTCCGAGAGCATCGCCTCGCGCAGCGCCGACCTGACGGACTCGCGGAACTCCTCGACACCCGGCGACGTCGACTCGGGCAGAACCGGACCGCGGTAGGCGGTGAGCGCGACGCGATGAGCGCCGCGGTCGAGCAGTGACAGCACGTCGTGCGCGTCGGTCTCGAGGGGCACCGTCAATCGATACGGGCGGGACTCCGGCACGAGACTGGGGGCGTGTTTCTCCAGCACCTTGCGCAGGCGCACCATCTCGGGTCGCAGCGTGTCTGCGGATGCCTCGGGGCCGTACACCAGTTCGCTCAGCCGCTCGGCCGACAGCCCCTGGCGGTTCACCGCGAGCATGAGCAGGATTGCGGCATGACGGGCGCTGAGCTCGATCACGGACTCTTCGAGCTCGGTCTCGCTCTCGAGCCGCGCCCTGTCCCGGCCGAGCACATGCAGCGTCGCTCGCGTGGTCGGCTTGGCCCGTGACGAGATCGTCGTCGGTCGGGGCGATTCGCTCCGCGCTCGGAGTCGGGCGACCAACAACTCGGATTCGACCGCGCGC of Microbacterium sp. LWH13-1.2 contains these proteins:
- a CDS encoding GAF domain-containing protein; its protein translation is MVASWQVSRDGPPEASRLLIERAHEELIAGNLDDHRLQQVRPLVRESWVRSWRGRVGPETAPSIELVTDELEAYRLTHPLASAMDMIRALLLPGTPEESGVVIAVGDQAGRLLWIEGDRQLQSLTEGMGFVAGANWAEDAVGTTAPGTALTLGHSVQIRGAEHYNRLVHPWSCTAAPVRDPETQRVLGVIDITGGDEVVSTQARLLVDATARAVESELLVARLRARSESPRPTTISSRAKPTTRATLHVLGRDRARLESETELEESVIELSARHAAILLMLAVNRQGLSAERLSELVYGPEASADTLRPEMVRLRKVLEKHAPSLVPESRPYRLTVPLETDAHDVLSLLDRGAHRVALTAYRGPVLPESTSPGVEEFRESVRSALREAMLSEASLDVLLAYAEIPEGQRDAAALRLALEMLPARSPKRAGLVARIERLERLEEG
- a CDS encoding aldehyde dehydrogenase family protein; the encoded protein is MTIVEEDVSTAPASSAYAAPGQPGAVATYRPRYGHYIGGEFVDPVKGQFFENVSPVNGKPFTEVGRGTVDDIDRAVDVAWKAFASWGKTSPAERSVILNRIADRIEQHLEEIAVAETWENGKPVRETLAADIPLAVDHFRYFAGVLRAQEGGISQLDENTVAYHFHEPLGVVGQIIPWNFPILMAVWKLAPALAAGNCVVIKPAEQTPASLLFLFDIIGDLLPAGVVNIVNGFGIEAGAPLAQHKRIRKVAFTGETTTGRLIMQYASQNLIPVTLELGGKSPNVFFEDVARDTADPFYDKALEGFTMFALNQGEVCTCPSRALIQRSIYDGFLSDGLARVGKVVQGNPLDPATMIGAQASNDQLEKILSYIDIGKQGGARLLTGGERVDLGGDLSEGYYVAPTVFEGTNDMRIFQEEIFGPVLSVTSFDDFDDAISIANDTLYGLGAGVWSRSGDTAYRAGRAIEAGRVWTNTYHQYPAHAAFGGYKQSGVGRENHKMMLDHYQQTKNLLVSYAEGPMGFF
- a CDS encoding DUF779 domain-containing protein; this translates as MVSIGTYQRVDVTDAAASLIRDLTVQHGPLMFHQSGGCCDGSSPMCYPVGMFITGPGDVLLGALDVGLDAPVEVFMSESQFEYWKYTHLTIDVVPGRGAGFSVEGPTGMRFLIRSRMLNDAELAYFGLAPSVG